A region of Streptomyces sp. WMMC500 DNA encodes the following proteins:
- a CDS encoding sugar ABC transporter substrate-binding protein, which yields MRKFVIGAVSAAMVLGLAACGSDSDDEGGGGDALDGKGKTLDVWIMKGTNPDAEPFFDKLNKEFEKKTGAKVNVEYQQWESAQRKFTTAIEGGPDQVPDVAEVGTTWVPQFAETGGLVDVTDQVKEAGLDQDLVEGLKDAGTLEGKQYGMPWYAGVRGLVYRKDVFDKHGLKPPTTWEELRDVALTLKKEEPDMISFPVAGGAEMFAMPFVWGAGGEPAVQDGDTWKSAINSPESVEGLQFYTDLATKDGLSPAKVTTWREDEVAQEFTKGNVAMTISGNWTPKTFLDEAPELEGKIAAAPIPGKDGGMSPSFLGGSYLSTFNSDNKELAWEYVKMATTGKYAAEWAKQTNYFPGTNTELQKIADQGDPLVEPFAKQMMEAGATVPKTTAYGEIQASQVVLKLVQSVLKGDQSVQEAADKAAGEMDDIFAKSE from the coding sequence ATGCGGAAGTTCGTCATCGGCGCAGTGAGCGCCGCAATGGTGCTGGGGCTCGCCGCTTGTGGCAGCGACTCCGATGATGAAGGCGGCGGCGGCGACGCGCTGGACGGCAAGGGCAAGACCCTGGACGTCTGGATCATGAAGGGGACCAACCCCGATGCCGAGCCGTTCTTCGACAAGCTGAACAAAGAGTTCGAGAAGAAGACCGGCGCCAAGGTCAACGTCGAGTACCAGCAGTGGGAGAGCGCACAGCGCAAGTTCACCACTGCGATCGAGGGCGGCCCGGACCAGGTGCCGGACGTGGCCGAGGTCGGCACCACCTGGGTACCGCAGTTCGCCGAGACCGGCGGCCTGGTGGACGTCACCGACCAGGTGAAGGAGGCCGGGCTCGACCAGGACCTGGTCGAGGGCCTGAAGGACGCGGGCACGCTGGAGGGCAAGCAGTACGGCATGCCCTGGTACGCGGGCGTCCGCGGCCTCGTCTACCGCAAGGACGTCTTCGACAAGCACGGCCTGAAGCCCCCGACGACCTGGGAAGAGCTTCGCGACGTCGCGCTCACGCTGAAGAAGGAGGAGCCGGACATGATCTCGTTCCCCGTCGCCGGCGGGGCCGAGATGTTCGCGATGCCCTTCGTCTGGGGCGCGGGCGGCGAGCCGGCCGTGCAGGACGGCGACACCTGGAAGTCCGCCATCAACTCGCCGGAGTCCGTCGAGGGCCTGCAGTTCTACACCGACCTGGCGACGAAGGACGGCCTGTCCCCGGCGAAGGTCACCACCTGGCGCGAGGACGAGGTGGCGCAGGAGTTCACCAAGGGGAACGTCGCCATGACGATCTCCGGGAACTGGACCCCCAAGACCTTCCTGGACGAGGCCCCCGAGCTGGAGGGCAAGATCGCCGCCGCGCCGATCCCCGGCAAGGACGGCGGCATGAGCCCGTCGTTCCTCGGCGGCTCCTACCTGTCGACGTTCAACAGCGACAACAAGGAACTGGCCTGGGAGTACGTCAAGATGGCCACCACCGGCAAGTACGCCGCCGAGTGGGCCAAGCAGACCAACTACTTCCCCGGCACCAACACCGAGCTGCAGAAGATCGCCGACCAGGGCGACCCGCTCGTCGAGCCGTTCGCCAAGCAGATGATGGAGGCCGGCGCGACCGTCCCGAAGACCACCGCCTACGGCGAGATCCAGGCCAGCCAGGTGGTGCTGAAGTTGGTGCAGTCCGTGCTCAAGGGCGACCAGAGCGTCCAGGAGGCCGCGGACAAGGCCGCGGGCGAGATGGACGACATCTTCGCCAAGTCCGAGTAG
- a CDS encoding glutamate synthase subunit beta: MADPKGFLTTGREIAETRPVDERVRDWNEVYVPGSLLPVISKQAGRCMDCGIPFCHSGCPLGNLIPEWNDYAYRGDWTAASERLHATNNFPEFTGRLCPAPCETACVLGINQPAVTIKNVEVTIIDKAWEAGAVTPQPPERLSGKTVAVIGSGPAGLAAAQQLTRAGHTVAVYERADRIGGLLRYGIPEFKMEKRHINRRVEQMRAEGTKFRTGVEIGRDIDAAKLRKRYDAVVIAAGATTARDLQVPGRELNGVHQAMEYLPLANKVQEGDYVAPPISAEGKHVVVIGGGDTGADCVGTAHRQGAASVTQLEIMPRPSDERPEGQPWPTYPLTYKVTSAHEEGGERVYSVSTTHFEGDEDGNVAFLHLIEVRFEDGGFKPVPGTEKKIPAELVTLAMGFTGVDRENGLVEQLGLELDARGNVARDADYATSVPGVFVAGDAGRGQSLIVWAIAEGRSAARGVDRMLTGASDLPAPIRPTDRALAV, translated from the coding sequence ATGGCTGACCCCAAGGGCTTCCTGACCACCGGCCGCGAGATCGCCGAGACCCGGCCCGTCGACGAGCGGGTCAGGGACTGGAACGAGGTCTACGTCCCGGGCTCGCTGCTGCCCGTCATCAGCAAGCAGGCCGGCCGCTGCATGGACTGCGGCATCCCCTTCTGCCACAGCGGCTGCCCGCTGGGCAACCTCATCCCCGAGTGGAACGACTACGCCTACCGCGGGGACTGGACCGCCGCCAGCGAGCGGCTGCACGCGACCAACAACTTCCCGGAGTTCACCGGGCGGCTGTGCCCGGCCCCGTGCGAGACGGCCTGCGTGCTGGGCATCAACCAGCCGGCCGTGACCATCAAGAACGTCGAGGTCACCATCATCGACAAGGCGTGGGAGGCCGGCGCCGTCACGCCGCAGCCGCCGGAGCGTCTTTCGGGCAAGACGGTCGCCGTCATCGGCTCGGGACCGGCCGGGCTGGCCGCCGCGCAGCAGTTGACCCGGGCCGGGCACACGGTCGCCGTCTACGAGCGGGCCGACCGGATCGGCGGGCTGCTGCGCTACGGCATCCCCGAGTTCAAGATGGAGAAGCGGCACATCAACCGGCGCGTCGAGCAGATGCGCGCGGAGGGCACCAAGTTCCGTACGGGCGTGGAGATCGGCCGCGACATCGACGCCGCCAAGCTGCGCAAGCGCTACGACGCCGTGGTCATCGCGGCCGGCGCCACCACCGCCCGCGACCTGCAGGTGCCGGGCCGTGAACTCAACGGCGTCCACCAGGCGATGGAGTACCTGCCGCTGGCCAACAAGGTCCAGGAGGGCGACTACGTCGCCCCGCCGATCTCCGCCGAGGGCAAGCACGTCGTGGTGATCGGCGGCGGCGACACCGGCGCCGACTGCGTCGGCACCGCGCACCGGCAGGGCGCGGCGTCCGTGACCCAACTGGAGATCATGCCGCGGCCGTCGGACGAGCGCCCCGAGGGCCAGCCGTGGCCGACGTACCCGCTGACGTACAAGGTCACCTCCGCCCACGAGGAGGGCGGCGAGCGCGTCTACTCGGTCTCCACCACCCACTTCGAGGGGGACGAGGACGGCAACGTGGCCTTCCTGCACCTGATCGAGGTGCGGTTCGAGGACGGCGGGTTCAAGCCCGTGCCGGGCACCGAGAAGAAGATCCCGGCTGAGCTGGTCACGCTCGCGATGGGCTTCACCGGCGTGGATCGCGAGAACGGGCTGGTCGAGCAGTTGGGCCTGGAGCTGGACGCGCGCGGCAACGTCGCCCGCGACGCCGACTACGCCACCAGCGTCCCCGGCGTCTTCGTCGCCGGCGACGCCGGCCGCGGCCAGTCGCTGATCGTCTGGGCGATCGCCGAGGGCCGTTCCGCGGCGCGCGGCGTGGACCGTATGCTGACGGGCGCCAGCGACCTGCCGGCGCCGATCCGGCCGACGGACCGGGCGCTGGCGGTCTGA
- a CDS encoding PQQ-dependent sugar dehydrogenase, with translation MLRRRSTAPLFLALVLALFAPLTAAAAPEPTVTGSGPAADVPLEELAVTTTQVASGLRRPIDIAAPDDGSGRLFIAEKRGTVRAYHPDTGLAPEPVADLTDVVDESGNERGLLAVVPDPAFPEVQDLYVVYSALPDGAITLARYGLDDGGLEVLLAQEHAEYSNHNGGTIAFGPDGYLYWTIGDGGGAGDPFDSGQRLDTLLGKLLRIDVSRTCGDLPYCVPEDNPFVGTAGARPEIWAYGLRNPWRFSFDSADGSLWLGDVGQGRWEEIDHVARTEQAGANFGWSCREGFEVFDEVQCAGGADYTDPVFTYSPQTGGCAVVGGRVYRGERYADLLGGTYIGTDYCSSAVWALREDGEGGYRQAEIGQFPTQITDVGETVDGEFYVVNDLPGGLHKVAFERQQPTCRLDVASTTWGGGLTADLTVTNTGGTPIDGWTLKFPLAVGQTVISDWDTDLFQGGDMITATNAAHNAVIEPGESVSLGYLASHTGDISPPKRAVLNGDACTLTASGG, from the coding sequence ATGCTCAGACGTCGCTCGACGGCACCGCTGTTCCTCGCACTGGTTCTCGCCCTGTTCGCCCCGCTCACGGCCGCGGCCGCCCCAGAACCGACCGTCACCGGTTCGGGTCCGGCCGCCGACGTCCCGCTGGAGGAGCTGGCCGTGACCACCACCCAGGTGGCCTCCGGACTGCGCCGTCCCATCGACATCGCCGCGCCCGACGACGGCAGCGGCCGGCTGTTCATCGCCGAGAAGCGCGGCACCGTCCGCGCGTACCACCCCGACACCGGTCTCGCCCCGGAGCCGGTCGCCGACCTGACCGACGTCGTCGACGAGTCCGGCAACGAGCGCGGGCTGCTCGCCGTCGTCCCCGACCCCGCCTTCCCCGAGGTGCAGGACCTGTACGTGGTCTACAGCGCGCTGCCCGACGGGGCGATCACCCTCGCCCGCTACGGGCTCGACGACGGCGGTCTTGAGGTGCTGCTCGCCCAGGAGCACGCCGAGTACAGCAACCACAACGGCGGCACGATCGCCTTCGGCCCCGACGGCTACCTGTACTGGACCATCGGCGACGGCGGCGGCGCCGGCGACCCGTTCGACAGCGGCCAGCGCCTCGACACCCTGCTCGGCAAGCTGCTGCGCATCGACGTGAGCCGGACCTGCGGCGACCTTCCGTACTGCGTGCCCGAGGACAACCCGTTCGTGGGCACTGCGGGCGCCCGCCCGGAGATCTGGGCGTACGGGCTGCGCAACCCCTGGCGGTTCTCCTTCGACTCCGCGGACGGCTCGCTGTGGCTCGGCGACGTCGGCCAGGGCCGCTGGGAGGAGATCGACCACGTCGCCCGGACGGAGCAGGCCGGCGCGAACTTCGGCTGGTCCTGCCGCGAGGGCTTCGAGGTCTTCGACGAGGTCCAGTGCGCCGGGGGCGCCGACTACACCGATCCCGTCTTCACCTACTCCCCGCAGACCGGCGGCTGCGCCGTCGTCGGCGGACGCGTCTACCGCGGTGAGCGCTACGCCGACCTGCTGGGCGGCACGTACATCGGCACCGACTACTGCTCCTCGGCCGTCTGGGCGCTCCGCGAGGACGGCGAGGGCGGCTACCGGCAGGCGGAGATCGGGCAGTTCCCCACCCAGATCACCGACGTCGGCGAGACGGTCGACGGCGAGTTCTACGTCGTCAACGACCTGCCGGGCGGGCTGCACAAGGTCGCCTTCGAGCGGCAGCAGCCGACCTGCCGGCTCGACGTCGCGTCGACGACCTGGGGCGGCGGCCTGACCGCGGACCTGACGGTCACCAACACCGGCGGCACGCCGATCGACGGCTGGACGCTGAAGTTCCCGCTCGCCGTGGGCCAGACCGTGATCTCGGACTGGGACACCGACCTCTTCCAGGGCGGTGACATGATCACGGCGACGAACGCCGCGCACAACGCGGTGATCGAGCCCGGGGAGAGCGTCTCGCTGGGCTATCTGGCGAGCCACACGGGTGACATTTCGCCGCCGAAGCGCGCCGTGCTCAACGGCGACGCCTGCACCCTGACCGCCTCCGGCGGCTGA
- a CDS encoding beta-galactosidase family protein yields the protein MPEFTVDGDGFALDGRPVRLLSGAMHYFRVHEAYWGHRLAMLRAMGLNCVEAYLPWNLHEPRPGRYEDVAAAGRFIDAAQAAGLWVIVRPGPYICAEWENGGLPHWLTGPLGARVRTRDPEFLAAVDEWFDAALPQVVARQVTRGGPVLLVQVENEYGSYGSDRAYLRHLADGLRARGVTVPLFTADGPEDHMLTAGTLPGVTAALTFGSGAREAFATLRGHRPDGPLMCAEFWCGWFDHWGEEHVVREPADAVATLAEILGCGASVNFYMAHGGTSFGGWAGANRAGDLHRGALQPDVTSYDYGAPVDEYGRPTATFAAFREVLARYAGGPLPEPPPPPRALDAPVPAPVDGHVPAARVLAALGGPGPADAEPEYGVPPTFEELDVDRGLVRYLFRVPGPRRPYPLLVTGLRDVAVAYVRDAAGERRIALAGEEAPLGDVAGPAEVEVWVESLGRVNYGPRLGEPKGITGGLLHERQYVHGVRARGLRLDAFDDTEAVAALPYGPPDAGAAGLYRASAEVAKPGDAALALPGWGRGWTWVNGFCLGRYWAAGPQESLYVPGPVLRTGANEVLLLELVEAGGDPLLRPPPP from the coding sequence GTGCCTGAGTTCACGGTGGACGGCGACGGCTTCGCGCTGGACGGACGGCCGGTGCGGCTGCTGTCCGGGGCCATGCACTACTTCCGGGTGCACGAGGCGTACTGGGGCCACCGCCTGGCCATGCTGCGCGCGATGGGCCTGAACTGCGTGGAGGCGTACCTCCCGTGGAACCTGCACGAGCCGCGCCCCGGCCGCTACGAGGACGTGGCGGCGGCTGGCCGCTTCATCGACGCCGCGCAGGCCGCGGGGCTCTGGGTGATCGTCCGCCCCGGCCCGTACATCTGCGCCGAGTGGGAGAACGGCGGGCTGCCGCACTGGCTGACGGGCCCCCTGGGCGCGCGGGTGCGCACCCGCGACCCGGAGTTCCTGGCCGCCGTGGACGAGTGGTTCGACGCCGCGCTGCCGCAGGTCGTCGCCCGGCAGGTGACGCGGGGCGGCCCCGTGCTGCTGGTGCAGGTGGAGAACGAGTACGGCTCGTACGGCAGCGACCGCGCCTACCTGCGCCACCTCGCCGACGGCCTGCGGGCCCGCGGCGTGACCGTACCGCTGTTCACGGCGGACGGCCCCGAGGACCACATGCTCACCGCCGGCACCCTGCCCGGCGTCACCGCGGCGCTGACGTTCGGCTCCGGCGCCCGGGAGGCGTTCGCGACACTGCGCGGGCACCGGCCGGACGGGCCGCTGATGTGCGCGGAGTTCTGGTGCGGCTGGTTCGACCACTGGGGTGAGGAGCACGTCGTGCGGGAGCCGGCCGACGCGGTCGCAACGCTGGCGGAGATCCTCGGCTGCGGCGCGTCGGTGAACTTCTACATGGCCCACGGTGGGACGAGCTTCGGCGGCTGGGCGGGCGCCAACCGCGCGGGCGACCTGCACCGCGGCGCGCTCCAGCCGGACGTCACGTCGTACGACTACGGCGCGCCGGTCGACGAGTACGGGCGGCCCACGGCGACGTTCGCGGCGTTCCGCGAGGTGCTCGCCCGGTACGCGGGCGGCCCGCTCCCCGAGCCGCCGCCCCCGCCACGGGCCCTGGACGCGCCGGTGCCGGCGCCGGTCGACGGGCACGTCCCGGCGGCGCGGGTGCTGGCCGCGCTGGGCGGGCCGGGCCCGGCGGACGCGGAGCCGGAGTACGGGGTGCCGCCGACGTTCGAGGAGCTGGACGTCGACCGCGGGCTGGTCCGCTACCTCTTCCGCGTCCCCGGCCCCCGCCGGCCGTACCCGCTGCTGGTCACCGGGCTGAGGGACGTGGCCGTGGCGTACGTGCGGGACGCGGCCGGCGAGCGGCGGATCGCGCTCGCCGGCGAGGAGGCGCCGCTCGGGGACGTGGCGGGGCCGGCCGAGGTCGAGGTGTGGGTGGAGTCCCTGGGCCGGGTCAACTACGGCCCGCGGCTCGGCGAGCCGAAGGGGATCACCGGCGGCCTGCTGCACGAGCGCCAGTACGTGCACGGCGTACGGGCCCGCGGGCTGCGCCTCGACGCCTTCGACGACACCGAGGCGGTCGCGGCGCTCCCGTACGGCCCGCCGGACGCGGGCGCCGCGGGGCTGTACCGGGCGTCGGCCGAGGTCGCGAAGCCCGGGGACGCGGCGCTCGCACTGCCGGGGTGGGGGCGGGGCTGGACGTGGGTGAACGGCTTCTGCCTGGGCCGCTACTGGGCGGCGGGCCCGCAGGAGTCGCTGTACGTCCCGGGGCCCGTGCTGCGCACGGGCGCCAACGAGGTGCTGCTGCTGGAGCTGGTCGAGGCGGGCGGGGACCCGCTGCTCCGCCCGCCGCCTCCGTGA
- a CDS encoding sugar ABC transporter permease translates to MKDSLAAEAALVPPKEPSRPGRASADAARRRKRLVTGTRPWLLLAPALVVLGGLLLWPLVEVGKLSLQDYEVKFGGGVGTWTGFDNYSALLSNDLLWRTVLPNTAFFAFACVILTVGFGTLVALLLNRLGTAWRVICSTAIMAAWAMPAVTGTYVWVWLFAPEDGLMSRVAGGLGLIDPETTNWFTERLGFYAIATLNVIHHGFPFVAITVLAGLMTVPKELYEAGMIDGANAWQRFWRITVPALRPIFLVVTILSTIWDFKVFTQIFLMPGGSGSNEEVMNLGVYSYIEAFAKNDYGAGAAAAVMLTLLLIAITLVYIRTLFRQGEEDL, encoded by the coding sequence GTGAAGGATTCGCTCGCCGCCGAGGCCGCGCTGGTTCCCCCCAAGGAGCCCTCGCGGCCCGGCCGCGCCTCCGCTGACGCCGCCCGCCGCCGCAAGCGGCTGGTGACGGGGACCCGGCCGTGGCTGCTGCTGGCACCCGCCCTCGTGGTGCTCGGCGGGCTGCTGCTGTGGCCGCTGGTCGAGGTCGGCAAGCTGTCGCTGCAGGACTACGAGGTCAAGTTCGGCGGCGGCGTCGGCACCTGGACCGGCTTCGACAACTACTCCGCCCTGCTCTCGAACGACCTGCTGTGGCGCACGGTGCTGCCGAACACGGCGTTCTTCGCGTTCGCCTGTGTGATCCTCACCGTGGGGTTCGGCACCCTCGTCGCGCTGCTGCTGAACCGGCTGGGCACCGCGTGGCGGGTGATCTGCTCCACCGCGATCATGGCCGCGTGGGCGATGCCCGCGGTCACCGGCACGTACGTCTGGGTGTGGCTCTTCGCGCCGGAGGACGGACTGATGAGCCGGGTCGCCGGCGGCCTCGGGCTGATCGACCCGGAGACCACCAACTGGTTCACCGAACGGCTCGGCTTCTACGCCATCGCCACCCTGAACGTCATCCACCACGGCTTCCCCTTCGTCGCCATCACCGTGCTCGCGGGCCTGATGACCGTGCCGAAGGAGCTGTACGAGGCCGGAATGATCGACGGCGCGAACGCCTGGCAGCGGTTCTGGCGCATCACCGTGCCGGCGCTGCGGCCGATCTTCCTGGTCGTGACCATCCTCTCGACCATCTGGGACTTCAAGGTCTTCACCCAGATCTTCCTCATGCCCGGCGGCAGCGGAAGCAACGAGGAGGTCATGAACCTCGGCGTGTACTCGTACATCGAGGCCTTCGCCAAGAACGACTACGGGGCCGGCGCCGCCGCGGCCGTGATGCTCACGCTGCTGCTCATCGCCATCACCCTCGTCTACATCCGCACGCTCTTCCGGCAGGGGGAGGAGGACCTGTGA
- a CDS encoding response regulator transcription factor, translating to MTSVLIADDHALQRLGFRMLLESQGDMAVAGEAGGGAEAVRLVAELRPDVVLMDVRMPGLDGIEATRRIAASGGRTRVLILTTFDLDEYAFAGLRAGASGFLVKDALPDELLAGIRAVASGEAVVAPALTRRLIERYAHLLPAGAEPAGPDPRLDVLTDREREVLRAVALGWTNGEIAERMHLAESTVKTHIGRILGKTGARDRVQAVIFAYDTRLVRPG from the coding sequence GTGACCAGCGTGCTCATCGCCGACGATCACGCCCTGCAGCGGCTCGGGTTCCGGATGCTGCTGGAGAGCCAGGGCGACATGGCCGTCGCCGGCGAGGCCGGCGGTGGCGCGGAGGCGGTGCGGCTGGTCGCCGAACTGCGGCCCGACGTCGTCCTCATGGACGTCCGCATGCCCGGCCTCGACGGCATCGAGGCCACCCGCCGCATCGCCGCCTCCGGCGGCCGTACCCGGGTGCTGATCCTGACGACGTTCGACCTCGACGAGTACGCCTTCGCCGGGCTGCGCGCCGGCGCCAGCGGGTTCCTCGTCAAGGACGCGCTGCCGGACGAACTGCTCGCCGGGATCCGCGCGGTGGCCTCCGGCGAGGCCGTGGTCGCCCCGGCGCTGACCCGCCGGCTCATCGAGCGCTACGCGCACCTCCTGCCCGCCGGCGCCGAGCCCGCGGGCCCGGATCCGCGGCTCGACGTGCTCACCGACCGGGAGCGCGAGGTGCTGCGTGCCGTCGCGCTGGGGTGGACGAACGGCGAGATCGCCGAGCGGATGCACCTCGCCGAGTCGACCGTCAAGACGCACATCGGCCGGATCCTCGGCAAGACCGGGGCCCGCGACCGGGTGCAGGCGGTGATCTTCGCGTACGACACCCGCCTGGTACGCCCCGGTTGA
- a CDS encoding PPOX class F420-dependent oxidoreductase, which yields MSPNIATNTRVDLAALLDFVRPRHRALLLTRRADGSPQASPLTCGVDDAGRIVVSTYPERAKTRNARRDPRVGIVVLSEEWNGPWVQVDGAAEVIDATQDVEPFVEYFRNISGEHPDWDEYREAMVRQGKSLIRITPERWGPVATGGFPARLAEGA from the coding sequence ATGAGTCCGAACATCGCCACCAACACCCGGGTCGACCTCGCCGCCCTGCTGGATTTCGTACGGCCCAGGCACCGGGCCCTGCTGCTCACCCGGCGGGCCGACGGCTCGCCGCAGGCGTCGCCGCTGACCTGCGGGGTGGACGACGCGGGGCGGATCGTGGTGTCCACCTACCCGGAGCGGGCCAAGACGCGCAACGCGCGGCGGGACCCGCGGGTCGGGATCGTCGTGCTCTCCGAGGAGTGGAACGGGCCGTGGGTGCAGGTCGACGGCGCGGCGGAGGTGATCGACGCGACGCAGGACGTGGAGCCGTTCGTGGAGTACTTCCGGAACATCTCGGGGGAGCACCCGGACTGGGACGAGTACCGCGAGGCCATGGTGCGGCAGGGGAAGTCGCTGATCCGGATCACGCCGGAGCGGTGGGGTCCGGTGGCCACCGGGGGCTTTCCGGCGCGGCTGGCGGAGGGGGCGTAG
- a CDS encoding AraC family transcriptional regulator, whose amino-acid sequence MSHHTWMRYFTPGPVHRRLGLVCLGVGLQYGDLPVVGPRTLDHHVAVVISSGRGWFRGGDGPVLDVAAPALLWLTPGAVHHYGPDPATGWDEAFVDFTGSAVAAYTELGYVQPERPVVPLSDAVGPRTVVTRIARAARRGNPMLEVETSAAVHDLLVALRRSRADMAPDGDPVLPALARDAFLPLSVAEHAARHGMTTAELRSAVRRAAGCSPKDYLLGIRLGRAKELLAATELPIAAVARRVGYDDPAYFSRLFTRRVGVAPVRFRDQQGRTVPGGWSDRIPEPGDPPVAEGAPRGTGGGPA is encoded by the coding sequence ATGAGCCACCACACGTGGATGCGCTACTTCACTCCCGGCCCGGTGCACCGCAGGCTCGGCCTGGTCTGTCTGGGCGTGGGCCTGCAGTACGGCGACCTGCCGGTGGTCGGGCCGCGCACGCTCGACCACCACGTCGCCGTCGTCATCAGCAGCGGGCGCGGCTGGTTCCGGGGCGGCGACGGGCCGGTGCTGGACGTCGCGGCGCCCGCGCTGCTGTGGCTCACGCCGGGCGCCGTCCACCACTACGGGCCCGACCCCGCGACGGGCTGGGACGAGGCGTTCGTCGACTTCACCGGGTCCGCCGTCGCCGCGTACACCGAGCTGGGCTACGTCCAGCCGGAGCGGCCCGTGGTGCCGCTCAGCGACGCCGTCGGCCCGCGCACCGTCGTCACGCGCATCGCGCGCGCCGCCCGCCGCGGCAACCCGATGCTGGAGGTCGAGACGTCCGCCGCCGTGCACGACCTGCTCGTGGCGCTGCGCCGGTCGCGCGCGGACATGGCCCCGGACGGCGACCCCGTGCTGCCGGCGCTGGCCCGCGACGCCTTCCTGCCGCTGTCCGTCGCCGAGCACGCGGCGCGGCACGGGATGACGACGGCGGAGCTGCGCTCGGCGGTGCGGCGGGCCGCGGGGTGCAGTCCGAAGGACTACCTGCTGGGGATACGGCTCGGGCGGGCGAAGGAACTGCTGGCCGCCACCGAGCTGCCGATCGCGGCGGTCGCCCGGCGGGTCGGGTACGACGACCCGGCGTACTTCTCGCGGCTGTTCACCCGCCGGGTCGGGGTGGCGCCGGTGCGCTTCCGTGACCAGCAGGGGCGTACGGTGCCGGGCGGCTGGAGCGACCGGATCCCGGAGCCCGGGGACCCGCCGGTGGCGGAGGGGGCGCCGCGGGGCACGGGCGGAGGACCGGCGTAG
- a CDS encoding carbohydrate ABC transporter permease codes for MKRTSIASRVGLPAAVAGLLIFTLFPVYWMMSTALDPRATSRGSDILPSGISFEHFSRVWNEGDFDRYLLNSAIVGLGTILAAAALSLFAAVAVARFRFKFRTSVLIMILIVQMVPLEALVIPLFLQMRDYEMLNSLLGLTIVYIALSLPFAIWTLRGFVATVPKEVEEAAYIDGCTWPRMFWSVLLPLVAPGLVATSVFAFITAWNEFVFAYTFMKDSDKYTAAVGIYQFFGENDTAWGPVMASSTLITLPVLIFFVIVQRRLASGLAAGAIKG; via the coding sequence GTGAAGCGCACCTCGATCGCCTCGCGCGTCGGCCTGCCGGCCGCCGTCGCGGGACTGCTGATCTTCACCCTCTTCCCCGTCTACTGGATGATGAGCACCGCGCTCGACCCGCGCGCCACCTCCCGGGGTTCGGACATCCTGCCGAGCGGGATCTCGTTCGAGCACTTCAGCCGGGTGTGGAACGAGGGCGACTTCGACCGCTACCTGCTCAACTCGGCGATCGTCGGCCTCGGCACCATCCTGGCCGCCGCCGCGCTGTCGCTCTTCGCGGCCGTGGCCGTGGCGCGCTTCCGGTTCAAGTTCCGCACCTCCGTGCTGATCATGATCCTGATCGTGCAGATGGTGCCGCTGGAGGCCCTGGTCATCCCGCTCTTCCTGCAGATGCGCGACTACGAGATGCTCAACAGCCTGCTCGGGCTGACGATCGTCTATATCGCGCTGTCCCTGCCGTTCGCCATCTGGACGCTGCGCGGGTTCGTCGCCACCGTGCCGAAGGAGGTCGAGGAGGCGGCGTACATCGACGGCTGTACCTGGCCGCGGATGTTCTGGTCGGTGCTGCTGCCGCTGGTGGCGCCCGGCCTCGTGGCCACCAGCGTGTTCGCCTTCATCACCGCCTGGAACGAGTTCGTCTTCGCGTACACGTTCATGAAGGACAGCGACAAGTACACGGCGGCCGTCGGGATCTACCAGTTCTTCGGCGAGAACGACACCGCGTGGGGGCCGGTGATGGCCAGCTCCACGCTGATCACGCTGCCGGTGCTGATCTTCTTCGTGATCGTGCAGCGGCGGCTGGCCTCCGGGCTGGCGGCCGGGGCGATCAAGGGCTGA